A window of the Cystobacter fuscus genome harbors these coding sequences:
- a CDS encoding GAF domain-containing protein — translation MSQDPPSKPATPDPTALQRTEERLGELRAENASLRTRLDALHQERARLEERLCEADARVTSLVGLYAASHRLHETLERRALLDILRDIINNIVGSEELGIFELDEQHSTLVLVHSMGIEPAGLQSIPLGSGIIGQTALTGQLFVASEGKRPPATGNEPALTACVPLRIGSRVWGVIAIFGMLPHKPTLGDSDLELFALLEKQAGLVLAASETEPDGHRS, via the coding sequence ATGAGCCAGGACCCTCCCTCCAAGCCCGCGACCCCCGACCCCACAGCGCTCCAGCGCACCGAAGAGCGTCTGGGAGAGCTGCGGGCGGAGAACGCGTCCCTGCGCACCCGACTGGACGCCTTGCACCAGGAGCGGGCCCGGCTCGAGGAGCGGCTGTGCGAGGCGGACGCGCGGGTGACGAGCCTGGTGGGCCTGTACGCGGCCAGCCACCGGCTGCACGAGACCCTGGAGCGACGGGCACTGCTCGACATCCTGCGCGACATCATCAACAACATCGTCGGCTCCGAGGAGCTGGGCATCTTCGAGCTCGATGAGCAGCACTCGACGCTCGTGCTGGTGCACTCGATGGGCATCGAGCCGGCGGGGCTCCAGTCCATCCCCCTGGGCAGCGGCATCATCGGCCAGACGGCCCTCACCGGGCAGCTCTTCGTCGCCAGCGAGGGCAAGCGTCCCCCCGCCACCGGCAACGAGCCGGCGCTCACCGCCTGCGTCCCGCTGCGCATCGGCAGCCGCGTCTGGGGCGTCATCGCCATCTTCGGCATGCTGCCGCACAAACCCACGCTGGGAGACTCGGACCTGGAGCTCTTCGCGCTGTTGGAAAAACAAGCCGGTCTGGTGCTGGCCGCTTCCGAGACGGAGCCCGATGGACATCGATCGTGA
- a CDS encoding ATP-binding protein, translating to MEHPPASSPGAPDAPLRNSEELSEAASGKADERDPVEARLAMQNRLLELVARGTPLPEMLHSITRAIELLSPGMMASVLLLDDAGLLHVGAGASLPPAYNAVVEGLAIGPTVGSCGAAAYSKRMVVVTDISTHPNWAPYRDKIKEFRLQACWSGPILSSEGQVLGTLAMYYNEPRAPTEHELHLIETMAHIASVAMEKAKAEQERERLLVRERLARHEAEAASRMKDEFLSTLSHELRTPLTSILGWAQLLRTREMSEDKRQRALETIERNARAQTQLIEELLDISRIVTGKMRLDVHPVEPLPVLEAALDAVRPAADARGVRLALRVAPGMGPLLVDAERLQQVVWNLLTNAIKFTPSGGQVVVRLERGEGEARLEVEDTGQGIDPAFLPHVFERFRQADSSTTRTHGGLGLGLAIVRHVVEMHGGSVSAYSEGPGRGSTFRVVLPSTQSGVPAPLSAPRARPARGTGPPAAEAPSLEGVRVLLVEDAPDTRALLTEMLEGSRAQVMCAASAQEALALLLGPLRADVLISDIGMAGGDGYELIRRLRARERAGERLPAVALTAFARSEDRWRALAEGFDMHVAKPVNASRLLSVVASLVSTRPA from the coding sequence ATGGAACACCCCCCTGCTTCCTCGCCAGGTGCGCCGGACGCACCGCTTCGGAATTCGGAGGAGCTTTCCGAGGCCGCGAGCGGCAAGGCGGACGAGCGCGACCCGGTGGAAGCACGCCTGGCGATGCAGAACCGGTTGCTGGAGCTGGTGGCGCGCGGCACGCCGCTGCCAGAGATGCTGCACTCCATCACCCGCGCCATCGAGCTGTTGAGCCCGGGGATGATGGCCTCGGTGCTGTTGCTGGATGACGCGGGGCTCCTCCATGTGGGCGCGGGGGCGAGCCTGCCGCCGGCCTACAACGCCGTCGTCGAGGGGTTGGCGATCGGCCCCACCGTGGGCTCCTGTGGCGCGGCCGCGTACTCGAAGCGGATGGTGGTGGTGACGGACATCAGCACGCATCCCAACTGGGCGCCCTATCGGGACAAGATAAAGGAGTTCCGGCTGCAGGCGTGCTGGTCCGGCCCCATCCTCTCCTCGGAGGGGCAGGTGCTGGGGACGCTGGCCATGTATTACAACGAGCCCCGGGCCCCCACCGAGCACGAGCTGCACCTCATCGAGACCATGGCCCACATCGCCTCGGTGGCGATGGAGAAGGCCAAGGCCGAACAGGAGCGCGAGCGCCTGCTGGTGCGCGAGCGCCTGGCCCGCCACGAGGCCGAGGCCGCCAGCCGGATGAAGGACGAGTTCCTCTCCACGCTGTCCCACGAGCTGCGCACGCCCCTCACCTCCATCCTCGGCTGGGCCCAGTTGCTGCGCACGCGCGAGATGTCGGAGGACAAGCGCCAGCGAGCCCTGGAGACCATCGAGCGCAATGCACGGGCGCAGACGCAGCTCATCGAGGAGCTGCTGGACATCAGCCGCATCGTCACGGGGAAGATGCGGCTGGATGTGCACCCGGTGGAACCCCTGCCGGTGCTGGAGGCGGCGCTCGACGCGGTCCGCCCGGCGGCCGATGCCCGGGGCGTCCGGCTGGCCCTGCGCGTCGCCCCCGGCATGGGGCCACTGCTCGTGGATGCCGAGCGCTTGCAGCAGGTGGTGTGGAACCTGCTGACCAACGCCATCAAGTTCACGCCCTCGGGAGGCCAGGTGGTCGTCCGGCTGGAGCGGGGAGAGGGCGAGGCCCGGCTGGAAGTGGAGGACACGGGCCAGGGCATCGATCCGGCCTTCCTGCCCCACGTCTTCGAGCGCTTCCGCCAGGCCGACAGCAGCACCACGCGCACCCATGGGGGCCTGGGCCTGGGTCTGGCCATCGTACGCCACGTGGTGGAGATGCATGGGGGCAGTGTGTCGGCGTACAGCGAGGGGCCGGGCCGCGGCTCCACCTTCCGCGTCGTCCTGCCGTCGACGCAGTCGGGCGTGCCAGCGCCTCTTTCCGCCCCTCGGGCCCGACCGGCGCGGGGGACCGGGCCTCCTGCGGCCGAGGCGCCTTCGCTCGAGGGGGTGCGCGTCCTCTTGGTGGAGGACGCGCCGGATACCCGGGCCCTGCTCACCGAGATGTTGGAGGGCAGCCGGGCCCAGGTGATGTGCGCGGCGAGCGCCCAGGAGGCCCTCGCGTTGCTGCTCGGCCCGTTGCGCGCCGACGTGCTCATCTCGGACATCGGCATGGCGGGAGGGGACGGCTACGAGTTGATTCGCCGGCTCCGCGCCCGGGAGCGTGCTGGGGAGCGGCTGCCCGCGGTGGCGCTCACGGCCTTCGCCCGGAGCGA
- a CDS encoding PilZ domain-containing protein, whose translation MSASGGVILIENANPLRAQTIQAIQAADRECVAVGDLTEALAESRRQRPLMLMLDCSSFMPAEESTLSRLQELRRMVGAPLVLLANLETPTEFIESLSQMGADDCLLKPLRQHQLQPRFEVAATPTPRVNPSSLGRLGPKVVSLLHGQQNFAWRTGELLEQSGYHVLYGSLEDEREPPPGSNIELHILCAASREELSRVLRLRHPEETWAGSRWFLICPGGPGELATHSGGGLVAGFDMTQVFPEHVVQKANAWFSRVSNALQPEARVPFFCPVEYREAGNLFGDWNSCYSYDLSPGGIFLRTLVPARPGAAVELKIHLTTQRTELRGSGVVAWANTYAQRKAFSHPVGMGVQFLGMSPKGLSLLRELCGVDPAARNKPE comes from the coding sequence ATGAGCGCGAGCGGCGGGGTCATCCTCATTGAGAACGCGAACCCGTTGCGGGCGCAGACCATCCAGGCGATCCAGGCCGCGGACCGCGAATGCGTCGCCGTGGGAGACCTCACGGAGGCCCTGGCCGAGTCCAGGAGGCAACGTCCCCTCATGCTCATGCTGGACTGCTCGTCCTTCATGCCAGCGGAGGAGAGCACCCTCTCCCGGTTGCAGGAGCTGCGGCGGATGGTGGGCGCCCCCCTGGTCCTCCTGGCCAACCTGGAAACGCCCACCGAGTTCATCGAGAGTCTCAGCCAGATGGGCGCGGACGACTGCCTGCTCAAGCCGCTGCGGCAGCATCAACTCCAACCCCGCTTCGAGGTGGCCGCCACCCCCACGCCTCGCGTGAACCCGTCTTCCCTGGGAAGGTTGGGCCCGAAGGTCGTCTCCCTCCTGCATGGGCAGCAGAACTTCGCCTGGCGCACGGGCGAGCTGCTCGAGCAGAGTGGCTACCACGTGCTCTACGGCTCGCTCGAGGACGAGCGCGAGCCGCCCCCCGGGTCCAACATCGAGTTGCACATCCTGTGCGCCGCGTCGCGCGAGGAACTGAGCCGCGTGCTGCGGCTGCGCCATCCGGAAGAGACCTGGGCGGGGTCGCGTTGGTTCCTCATCTGCCCCGGAGGTCCCGGGGAACTCGCCACCCACTCCGGCGGGGGATTGGTGGCTGGCTTCGACATGACCCAGGTCTTCCCGGAGCATGTCGTCCAGAAGGCCAATGCCTGGTTCTCCCGCGTCAGCAATGCCCTCCAACCCGAGGCGCGCGTGCCTTTCTTCTGCCCGGTCGAGTATCGTGAGGCGGGCAATCTCTTTGGCGACTGGAACTCCTGCTACTCGTATGACCTCAGCCCCGGGGGCATCTTCCTGCGCACGCTCGTGCCGGCGCGTCCGGGGGCCGCGGTGGAGCTGAAGATCCACCTGACCACCCAACGCACGGAGCTGCGGGGCTCGGGAGTCGTGGCCTGGGCCAATACGTATGCCCAGCGCAAGGCCTTCTCCCATCCCGTCGGCATGGGGGTGCAGTTTCTCGGGATGAGCCCCAAGGGACTCTCGCTGCTGCGCGAGTTGTGTGGTGTGGATCCCGCCGCGCGCAACAAGCCGGAATGA
- a CDS encoding response regulator, producing MNGSLRLENVTMTRKKILLVDDSNTVLLMHRMMLSGGGYELLIARNGVEAVDLALRERPDLIFMDVVMPQMDGLQACRRIRASPEMHATPIIMVTTRGEPHSVQAGYESGCTEYITKPFDKGDLLQKLRQHLGE from the coding sequence ATGAACGGCTCGCTCCGTCTGGAGAACGTGACGATGACACGCAAGAAGATCCTGCTCGTGGATGACTCCAACACCGTGCTGCTCATGCACCGGATGATGCTGAGTGGCGGCGGCTACGAGCTGCTGATCGCCCGCAATGGCGTGGAGGCGGTGGACCTGGCGCTGCGCGAGCGGCCGGATCTCATCTTCATGGACGTCGTGATGCCGCAGATGGACGGCCTGCAGGCCTGCAGGCGCATCCGCGCGAGCCCGGAGATGCACGCCACCCCCATCATCATGGTCACCACCCGGGGAGAGCCACACAGCGTGCAGGCAGGCTATGAGAGCGGCTGCACCGAATACATCACCAAGCCCTTCGACAAGGGCGATCTGCTCCAGAAGCTGCGCCAGCACCTCGGCGAGTAG
- a CDS encoding protein-glutamate methylesterase/protein-glutamine glutaminase, producing the protein MAPVLRVLVVDDSAVVRQGMLMLLKHVPDMVAEVASDPLIARQKMTSHRPDVILLDLEMPRMDGLTFLRELMREEAPVPVVVCSGLAGPGTELAVRALEEGAVEIISKPPLGVGEFLRESRMRFVQSLRDAAKARPRPERYVPPARGEQEPAEKPMASLLTVTTDKVVAVGASTGGTDALRQLLQPMPPDCPGIVIVQHMPEQFTLAFAQRLNELCRIEVKEAEQGDRVLQGRALIAPGNRHLRVRRTGGHYQVEVADGKRVSGHKPSVDVLFHSVARAAGANAVGVLLTGMGEDGAEGLLLMKQAGAATIAQDEASSVVFGMPRAAIERGAADQVLPLKAINEAIRRRARQG; encoded by the coding sequence TTGGCTCCTGTGCTGCGGGTGCTCGTGGTGGATGACTCGGCGGTGGTGCGCCAGGGCATGCTGATGCTGCTCAAGCACGTGCCGGACATGGTGGCCGAGGTGGCGTCGGATCCCCTCATCGCCCGGCAGAAGATGACGAGCCACCGACCGGACGTGATCCTGTTGGATCTGGAGATGCCGCGCATGGACGGGCTGACGTTCCTGCGCGAGTTGATGCGGGAGGAGGCACCGGTGCCGGTGGTGGTGTGCTCGGGGCTGGCGGGGCCGGGCACGGAGCTGGCGGTGCGCGCGCTGGAGGAAGGCGCGGTGGAGATCATCTCCAAGCCCCCGCTGGGCGTGGGCGAGTTCCTGCGCGAGTCCCGGATGCGATTCGTGCAGTCCCTGCGCGACGCGGCGAAGGCACGTCCCCGGCCGGAGCGGTACGTTCCCCCGGCACGGGGGGAGCAGGAGCCAGCGGAGAAGCCCATGGCTTCCCTGCTCACGGTGACGACGGACAAGGTGGTGGCGGTGGGGGCCTCCACGGGGGGCACCGATGCACTGCGACAACTGCTGCAACCGATGCCTCCGGACTGCCCGGGAATCGTCATCGTGCAGCACATGCCGGAGCAGTTCACGCTGGCCTTCGCCCAGCGGCTCAACGAGCTGTGCCGCATCGAGGTGAAGGAGGCGGAGCAGGGCGACCGGGTGCTGCAGGGCCGAGCGCTCATCGCGCCGGGCAACCGGCACCTGCGGGTGCGGCGCACCGGGGGCCACTACCAGGTGGAGGTGGCGGACGGAAAGCGGGTCTCGGGACACAAGCCGAGCGTGGACGTGCTGTTCCACTCGGTGGCGCGCGCGGCGGGGGCGAACGCGGTGGGCGTGCTGCTCACGGGGATGGGCGAGGACGGGGCGGAAGGGCTGCTGCTGATGAAGCAGGCCGGCGCGGCGACGATTGCCCAGGACGAGGCGAGCAGCGTGGTGTTCGGCATGCCGCGCGCGGCCATCGAGCGCGGCGCGGCGGACCAGGTGCTCCCGCTCAAGGCCATCAACGAGGCCATCCGCCGTCGGGCCCGCCAGGGCTGA
- a CDS encoding chemotaxis protein CheA: MDIDRDELLKVFVLECDEVFALMEEQLVGLEQQPDPERLRTIFRAAHTLKGNATCVELPAFVEFTHELEDLLERLHTGELAVSHGLVSLLLSAVDAMRQLRGQLAAGQVTLTAQHRAVMALMTRWGRAELTAPVPAASETESSPPPSPSERKPLAEEERARNLRVGITKLDRMVDLIGELSIAQGKLTAMLEGDRPREQLLEASHDGERLLRELQELVMNVRMVPLGPTFRQYVRTVRDLAASRDKHVELVFEGEDVEMDTALVENVRDPLLHMIRNAIDHGIETPDIRRARGKPELSQLKLRAAHDAGGILLEVIDDGAGLNKERIIERARALGLSREPESLPEAELFSFIFEPGFSTARELTATSGRGVGMDVVRRNVEALRGKVTVQSREGHGVTISLRLPLTFAIIEGFLVGVGAETYVVPLESVHECIELPESARGRAGERDGVLNLRGEVIPYLRLRHLFSPGTQAPPRESMVIVQHPQGKVGLVVDMLHGERQTVIKPLGSLFKDLPCISGASILGNGRIALILDDAALLREATRARRSAAS, encoded by the coding sequence ATGGACATCGATCGTGACGAACTGCTGAAGGTCTTCGTCCTCGAGTGCGACGAGGTCTTCGCCCTCATGGAGGAGCAGCTCGTCGGTCTGGAGCAACAGCCGGATCCCGAGCGGCTGCGGACCATCTTCCGCGCGGCCCATACCCTCAAGGGCAACGCCACGTGCGTGGAGCTTCCCGCCTTCGTGGAGTTCACCCACGAGCTGGAGGACCTGCTCGAGCGCCTGCACACGGGGGAACTCGCCGTATCGCACGGGCTCGTGTCCCTGCTGCTGTCCGCCGTGGATGCGATGCGACAACTGCGAGGGCAGCTCGCGGCGGGGCAGGTCACGCTGACGGCTCAGCACCGCGCGGTGATGGCGCTCATGACCCGCTGGGGCCGCGCGGAGCTCACGGCCCCGGTTCCGGCCGCCAGCGAGACGGAGTCCTCGCCTCCCCCCTCTCCCTCCGAGCGCAAACCCCTGGCCGAGGAGGAGCGGGCGCGCAACCTCCGGGTGGGCATCACCAAGTTGGATCGGATGGTGGATCTCATCGGGGAGCTGTCCATCGCCCAGGGGAAGTTGACCGCCATGCTCGAGGGCGACCGGCCGCGCGAGCAACTGCTCGAGGCGAGCCACGACGGCGAGCGCCTGCTGCGCGAGTTGCAGGAGCTGGTGATGAACGTGCGCATGGTGCCGCTCGGCCCCACGTTCCGCCAGTACGTGAGGACCGTGAGGGATCTGGCCGCGTCGCGGGACAAGCACGTCGAGCTCGTCTTCGAGGGCGAGGACGTGGAGATGGACACCGCGCTGGTGGAGAACGTGCGGGATCCGCTGCTGCACATGATTCGCAACGCCATCGACCACGGCATCGAGACGCCGGACATCCGCCGGGCGCGGGGCAAACCAGAGCTCTCCCAGCTCAAGCTGCGCGCCGCCCATGACGCTGGCGGCATCCTGCTCGAGGTCATCGACGACGGGGCGGGCCTGAACAAGGAGCGCATCATCGAGCGCGCCCGTGCGCTGGGGCTGTCGCGGGAACCGGAGTCCCTGCCGGAAGCGGAGCTCTTCTCGTTCATCTTCGAGCCGGGCTTCTCCACCGCGCGGGAGCTCACCGCCACGTCGGGCCGGGGCGTGGGCATGGACGTGGTGCGCCGCAACGTGGAGGCCCTGCGCGGCAAGGTCACCGTCCAGAGCCGGGAGGGACACGGCGTCACCATCTCCCTGCGGCTCCCGCTCACGTTCGCCATCATCGAGGGGTTCCTGGTGGGCGTCGGCGCGGAGACGTACGTCGTGCCGCTCGAGTCCGTGCACGAGTGCATCGAGCTGCCCGAGAGCGCGCGGGGGCGGGCCGGGGAGCGCGATGGCGTGCTGAACCTGCGGGGCGAGGTCATTCCCTATCTCCGGCTGCGCCACCTCTTCAGCCCCGGCACGCAGGCGCCGCCTCGCGAGAGCATGGTCATCGTCCAGCACCCGCAGGGCAAGGTGGGCCTGGTCGTGGACATGCTCCACGGAGAGCGCCAGACGGTCATCAAGCCCCTGGGCTCGCTGTTCAAGGACCTGCCGTGCATCTCGGGCGCGAGCATCCTGGGCAACGGGCGGATCGCGTTGATCCTCGATGACGCCGCGCTCCTGCGCGAGGCCACCCGGGCGAGGCGCTCCGCGGCGTCCTGA